The Triticum aestivum cultivar Chinese Spring chromosome 7B, IWGSC CS RefSeq v2.1, whole genome shotgun sequence genome window below encodes:
- the LOC123161560 gene encoding BTB/POZ and MATH domain-containing protein 2-like has product MLRCCFGASPTKADRTASGNCNLSAAAGGAILIDAEDWSYSYTLNIAGYSRTKELLETGKCARSTPFIVGGHVWAVRYYPNGYKDAADFASIFLVLVDSTGAKDVKAKCTFSVLDKAGVPVPSFTRTYTSACTFTGKGSSWGYPEFINKADFEGSPHLIDDCFTIRCDVTVLKEIRTEEITKCSKQFVVVPRSNLCQQLAGLLNSMDGADVTFHVGEEKFLAHRSVLAARSSVFKAELLGSMMENAGDPVEIKDMESDVFKSLLHFIYTDDSPSEMACEDAVMAGHLLVAADRYDVERLKLICEEKLCKHIDSNTVATSLALAEQHSCPGLKEACFEFLASPSNFEAMVASDGYEHLKSSCPSILKELIARFLPAELKAAKDIIVKF; this is encoded by the coding sequence ATGCTGCGCTGCTGCTTCGGCGCGTCGCCAACAAAAGCAGATCGTACTGCCTCAGGGAACTGCAATCTTTCTGCTGCTGCCGGTGGTGCTATCCTAATCGACGCCGAGGATTGGTCATACTCATACACGCTCAACATAGCCGGATACTCAAGAACCAAGGAGCTGCTCGAGACCGGCAAGTGCGCAAGATCTACGCCTTTCATTGTTGGAGGCCATGTTTGGGCCGTGCGTTATTACCCAAACGGTTACAAGGATGCTGCTGATTTCGCGTCTATTTTCCTAGTTCTTGTTGATTCTACGGGTGCCAAGGATGTGAAGGCGAAATGCACCTTCAGTGTGCTCGACAAGGCCGGGGTGCCAGTGCCTTCTTTCACCCGTACCTACACCTCCGCATGTACCTTCACAGGAAAAGGTTCCAGCTGGGGCTACCCCGAATTTATCAACAAGGCTGATTTCGAGGGATCGCCGCATCTCATAGACGATTGTTTCACCATCAGATGCGATGTCACCGTCTTGAAAGAGATCCGTACCGAGGAAATTACAAAGTGTAGTAAACAGTTTGTCGTGGTTCCTCGGAGCAACCTGTGCCAGCAACTCGCCGGCCTCCTAAACAGCATGGATGGTGCAGACGTCACCTTCCACGTTGGCGAGGAGAAGTTTTTAGCCCATAGGTCCGTGCTCGCTGCTCGGTCCTCCGTCTTCAAGGCGGAGCTCTTGGGCTCCATGATGGAGAATGCCGGCGATCCGGTTGAGATCAAGGATATGGAGAGCGACGTGTTCAAATCATTGCTGCATTTCATATACACGGACGACTCACCGTCTGAGATGGCATGTGAAGACGCGGTGATGGCTGGCCATTTACTCGTCGCGGCTGACAGGTATGATGTCGAGAGGCTGAAACTGATATGCGAGGAGAAGTTGTGCAAACACATTGACTCCAACACCGTGGCGACTAGCTTAGCTTTAGCTGAACAACATAGTTGCCCTGGACTAAAGGAAGCTTGCTTTGAGTTCCTTGCCTCTCCTTCCAATTTTGAGGCTATGGTGGCAAGTGATGGTTATGAGCATCTCAAGAGCAGTTGCCCGTCCATTCTCAAGGAGTTGATTGCTAGATTCTTGCCCGCTGAGCTAAAAGCGGCAAAGGACATCATCGTGAAATTCTAA